A genomic region of Oryza glaberrima chromosome 1, OglaRS2, whole genome shotgun sequence contains the following coding sequences:
- the LOC127766238 gene encoding protein MALE DISCOVERER 2-like isoform X2, translated as MGARWGPRRATVGPHLRDALRHLLFVFLVLLQAQAGRGGATLNGEGMALLELRERVEADPHGALRDWDPADATPCRWSGVHCFDGKVEILNLTGRELVGTLAPEIGRLQLLKSLILRNNNFRGKIPKEFGGLTALEVLDLSSNNLDGTIPEELMAMPLLKQLSLHDNQFQDDISSLHIQDISDEQAGCLSRKLGCWAGFKDWTSFSDLREKYSTNLASLGEPHIMQNLQSFASAVGRRLLGEVGNLPALSGNDAKSSGPVNSEEIQRAIDVLSLGSGSFSAFPNSEAEVLESAVNTDAAAMQSVAANQSTDEVSGSKHSKWAYFMIIPAAILLISLIVAPILVWRKRGRAAIGPWKTGLSGPLQKAFVTGVPKLNRPELEAACEDFSNIINTFPSCTVFKGTLSSGVEISVVSTAILSLKEWPKSSETCFRKKIDTLSRVNHKNFINLLGYCLENQPFMRMMVFEYAPNGTLSEHLHLKEFEHLDWAARMRIIMGVAYCLQYMHHDLNPPVAITDMRSDTIFMTDDYAAKIADVGIWKEVAIKAKTAKEDSSSRSECPPDIASNVYCFGTLLIEIISGKLPEADDQESMCNWAAEYLKGKSYSKLVDASLKEHNANELEAVCEVIQECIDPDSDQRPTMRDATRKLRQALNISPEAATPRLSPLWWAELEILSAEAT; from the exons ATGGGTGCGCGGTGGGGGCCTCGCCGCGCCACCGTCGGGCCCCACCTCCGCGACGCGCTGCGTCACCtgctcttcgtcttcctcgtgcTGCTCCAGGCGCaggcggggcgcggcggcgccacgctcAACGGCGAAG GAATGGCGTTGCTCGAGCTGAGGGAGAGGGTGGAGGCTGACCCCCATGGCGCCTTGCGGGATTGGGATCCGGCAGACGCCACGCCCTGCAGATGGTCCGGCGTGCATTGCTTTGACGGTAAAGTTGAGATTTT GAACTTAACAGGCCGAGAATTGGTGGGAACTCTCGCACCTGAGATTGGACGTCTTCAACTTTTGAAATCTCT CATACTTCGAAACAACAATTTCCGTGGGAAAATTCCCAAAGAGTTCGGAGGGTTAACTGCCCTTGAAGTACTGGATTTGAGCAGCAACAACTTGGATGGAACGATTCCAGAAGAATTAATGGCAATGCCACTGCTCAAGCAGCT GTCACTTCATGACAATCAGTTCCAAGATGATATCTCTTCTTTGCACATTCAAGATATATCTGATGAGCAGGCAGGATGCTTGAGCAGAAAATTAGGTTGCTG GGCGGGGTTTAAGGATTGGACTTCTTTCAGTGATCTCCGAGAGAAATACTCCACCAACCTAGCAA GTCTAGGCGAGCCACACATTATGCAAAATTTGCAGTCCTTTGCAAGTGCCGTGGGCCGCAGGCTGCTCGGTGAAGTTGGCAATCTGCCTGCCCTTTCAGGGAATGATGCTAAATCTTCTGGCCCTGTAAATTCAGAAGAGATCCAAAGGGCTATTGATGTTCTCTCTTTAGGGAGTGGTTCATTCTCTGCATTCCCAAATTCAGAGGCCGAAGTTCTGGAATCAGCTGTAAATACTGATGCTGCTGCAATGCAGTCTGTGGCAGCAAATCAATCAACCGATGAAGTGTCTGGTTCAAAGCACAGCAAGTGGGCATATTTTATGATAATTCCAGCTGCCATATTGCTGATTAGCCTGATTGTGGCTCCAATCTTGGTCTGGCGGAAGCGAGGGCGTGCGGCAATAGGACCTTGGAAAACGGGTCTAAGTGGCCCACTTCAGAAAGCATTTGTAACAG GTGTTCCAAAGCTAAACAGACCTGAACTCGAAGCCGCTTGTGAGGATTTCAGTAACATAATCAACACTTTCCCTAGCTGCACCGTGTTCAAAGGGACATTATCTAGCGGAGTTGAGATCAGTGTTGTTTCCACTGCCATTTTGTCGCTCAAAGAGTGGCCTAAGAGTTCAGAGACATGCTTCAGAAAAAAG ATAGACACACTATCAAGAGTAAACCACAAGAATTTCATCAACCTCCTAGGTTATTGCCTGGAAAATCAACCCTTCATGAGAATGATGGTGTTCGAGTATGCTCCAAATGGCACTCTCTCTGAGCATCTCCACC TCAAAGAATTTGAGCATCTGGACTGGGCTGCAAGGATGAGGATCATCATGGGTGTGGCATACTGTCTCCAATACATGCACCATGATCTCAATCCACCTGTTGCGATAACCGACATGCGCTCCGACACAATTTTCATGACAGATGATTATGCTGCCAAG ATTGCTGATGTTGGTATCTGGAAAGAAGTCGCCATAAAAGCAAAGACTGCAAAGGAGGATAGCAGCAGCCGTTCTGAATGTCCTCCTGATATCGCGAGCAACGTCTACTGCTTTGGCACGCTTCTGATAGAGATCATATCCGGAAAGCTCCCTGAAGCAGACGACCAAGAATCCATGTGCAACTGG GCCGCTGAGTATCTGAAGGGCAAGAGCTACAGCAAGCTCGTCGACGCGTCGCTGAAGGAACACAACGCCAACGAGCTGGAGGCCGTCTGCGAGGTGATTCAGGAGTGCATTGATCCCGACTCAGATCAGAGGCCGACGATGAGAGACGCCACCCGCAAGCTGAGACAAGCTCTCAACATCTCGCCGGAGGCAGCGACGCCGCGGCTCTCGCCTCTCTGGTGGGCTGAGCTCGAGATACTCTCTGCAGAGGCAACCTAG
- the LOC127766238 gene encoding protein MALE DISCOVERER 2-like isoform X1, which yields MGARWGPRRATVGPHLRDALRHLLFVFLVLLQAQAGRGGATLNGEGMALLELRERVEADPHGALRDWDPADATPCRWSGVHCFDGKVEILNLTGRELVGTLAPEIGRLQLLKSLILRNNNFRGKIPKEFGGLTALEVLDLSSNNLDGTIPEELMAMPLLKQLSLHDNQFQDDISSLHIQDISDEQAGCLSRKLGCWAGFKDWTSFSDLREKYSTNLASNRTFKSLGEPHIMQNLQSFASAVGRRLLGEVGNLPALSGNDAKSSGPVNSEEIQRAIDVLSLGSGSFSAFPNSEAEVLESAVNTDAAAMQSVAANQSTDEVSGSKHSKWAYFMIIPAAILLISLIVAPILVWRKRGRAAIGPWKTGLSGPLQKAFVTGVPKLNRPELEAACEDFSNIINTFPSCTVFKGTLSSGVEISVVSTAILSLKEWPKSSETCFRKKIDTLSRVNHKNFINLLGYCLENQPFMRMMVFEYAPNGTLSEHLHLKEFEHLDWAARMRIIMGVAYCLQYMHHDLNPPVAITDMRSDTIFMTDDYAAKIADVGIWKEVAIKAKTAKEDSSSRSECPPDIASNVYCFGTLLIEIISGKLPEADDQESMCNWAAEYLKGKSYSKLVDASLKEHNANELEAVCEVIQECIDPDSDQRPTMRDATRKLRQALNISPEAATPRLSPLWWAELEILSAEAT from the exons ATGGGTGCGCGGTGGGGGCCTCGCCGCGCCACCGTCGGGCCCCACCTCCGCGACGCGCTGCGTCACCtgctcttcgtcttcctcgtgcTGCTCCAGGCGCaggcggggcgcggcggcgccacgctcAACGGCGAAG GAATGGCGTTGCTCGAGCTGAGGGAGAGGGTGGAGGCTGACCCCCATGGCGCCTTGCGGGATTGGGATCCGGCAGACGCCACGCCCTGCAGATGGTCCGGCGTGCATTGCTTTGACGGTAAAGTTGAGATTTT GAACTTAACAGGCCGAGAATTGGTGGGAACTCTCGCACCTGAGATTGGACGTCTTCAACTTTTGAAATCTCT CATACTTCGAAACAACAATTTCCGTGGGAAAATTCCCAAAGAGTTCGGAGGGTTAACTGCCCTTGAAGTACTGGATTTGAGCAGCAACAACTTGGATGGAACGATTCCAGAAGAATTAATGGCAATGCCACTGCTCAAGCAGCT GTCACTTCATGACAATCAGTTCCAAGATGATATCTCTTCTTTGCACATTCAAGATATATCTGATGAGCAGGCAGGATGCTTGAGCAGAAAATTAGGTTGCTG GGCGGGGTTTAAGGATTGGACTTCTTTCAGTGATCTCCGAGAGAAATACTCCACCAACCTAGCAAGTAACCGCACAttcaaaa GTCTAGGCGAGCCACACATTATGCAAAATTTGCAGTCCTTTGCAAGTGCCGTGGGCCGCAGGCTGCTCGGTGAAGTTGGCAATCTGCCTGCCCTTTCAGGGAATGATGCTAAATCTTCTGGCCCTGTAAATTCAGAAGAGATCCAAAGGGCTATTGATGTTCTCTCTTTAGGGAGTGGTTCATTCTCTGCATTCCCAAATTCAGAGGCCGAAGTTCTGGAATCAGCTGTAAATACTGATGCTGCTGCAATGCAGTCTGTGGCAGCAAATCAATCAACCGATGAAGTGTCTGGTTCAAAGCACAGCAAGTGGGCATATTTTATGATAATTCCAGCTGCCATATTGCTGATTAGCCTGATTGTGGCTCCAATCTTGGTCTGGCGGAAGCGAGGGCGTGCGGCAATAGGACCTTGGAAAACGGGTCTAAGTGGCCCACTTCAGAAAGCATTTGTAACAG GTGTTCCAAAGCTAAACAGACCTGAACTCGAAGCCGCTTGTGAGGATTTCAGTAACATAATCAACACTTTCCCTAGCTGCACCGTGTTCAAAGGGACATTATCTAGCGGAGTTGAGATCAGTGTTGTTTCCACTGCCATTTTGTCGCTCAAAGAGTGGCCTAAGAGTTCAGAGACATGCTTCAGAAAAAAG ATAGACACACTATCAAGAGTAAACCACAAGAATTTCATCAACCTCCTAGGTTATTGCCTGGAAAATCAACCCTTCATGAGAATGATGGTGTTCGAGTATGCTCCAAATGGCACTCTCTCTGAGCATCTCCACC TCAAAGAATTTGAGCATCTGGACTGGGCTGCAAGGATGAGGATCATCATGGGTGTGGCATACTGTCTCCAATACATGCACCATGATCTCAATCCACCTGTTGCGATAACCGACATGCGCTCCGACACAATTTTCATGACAGATGATTATGCTGCCAAG ATTGCTGATGTTGGTATCTGGAAAGAAGTCGCCATAAAAGCAAAGACTGCAAAGGAGGATAGCAGCAGCCGTTCTGAATGTCCTCCTGATATCGCGAGCAACGTCTACTGCTTTGGCACGCTTCTGATAGAGATCATATCCGGAAAGCTCCCTGAAGCAGACGACCAAGAATCCATGTGCAACTGG GCCGCTGAGTATCTGAAGGGCAAGAGCTACAGCAAGCTCGTCGACGCGTCGCTGAAGGAACACAACGCCAACGAGCTGGAGGCCGTCTGCGAGGTGATTCAGGAGTGCATTGATCCCGACTCAGATCAGAGGCCGACGATGAGAGACGCCACCCGCAAGCTGAGACAAGCTCTCAACATCTCGCCGGAGGCAGCGACGCCGCGGCTCTCGCCTCTCTGGTGGGCTGAGCTCGAGATACTCTCTGCAGAGGCAACCTAG
- the LOC127766238 gene encoding protein MALE DISCOVERER 2-like isoform X3: MGARWGPRRATVGPHLRDALRHLLFVFLVLLQAQAGRGGATLNGEGMALLELRERVEADPHGALRDWDPADATPCRWSGVHCFDGRELVGTLAPEIGRLQLLKSLILRNNNFRGKIPKEFGGLTALEVLDLSSNNLDGTIPEELMAMPLLKQLSLHDNQFQDDISSLHIQDISDEQAGCLSRKLGCWAGFKDWTSFSDLREKYSTNLASNRTFKSLGEPHIMQNLQSFASAVGRRLLGEVGNLPALSGNDAKSSGPVNSEEIQRAIDVLSLGSGSFSAFPNSEAEVLESAVNTDAAAMQSVAANQSTDEVSGSKHSKWAYFMIIPAAILLISLIVAPILVWRKRGRAAIGPWKTGLSGPLQKAFVTGVPKLNRPELEAACEDFSNIINTFPSCTVFKGTLSSGVEISVVSTAILSLKEWPKSSETCFRKKIDTLSRVNHKNFINLLGYCLENQPFMRMMVFEYAPNGTLSEHLHLKEFEHLDWAARMRIIMGVAYCLQYMHHDLNPPVAITDMRSDTIFMTDDYAAKIADVGIWKEVAIKAKTAKEDSSSRSECPPDIASNVYCFGTLLIEIISGKLPEADDQESMCNWAAEYLKGKSYSKLVDASLKEHNANELEAVCEVIQECIDPDSDQRPTMRDATRKLRQALNISPEAATPRLSPLWWAELEILSAEAT, translated from the exons ATGGGTGCGCGGTGGGGGCCTCGCCGCGCCACCGTCGGGCCCCACCTCCGCGACGCGCTGCGTCACCtgctcttcgtcttcctcgtgcTGCTCCAGGCGCaggcggggcgcggcggcgccacgctcAACGGCGAAG GAATGGCGTTGCTCGAGCTGAGGGAGAGGGTGGAGGCTGACCCCCATGGCGCCTTGCGGGATTGGGATCCGGCAGACGCCACGCCCTGCAGATGGTCCGGCGTGCATTGCTTTGACG GCCGAGAATTGGTGGGAACTCTCGCACCTGAGATTGGACGTCTTCAACTTTTGAAATCTCT CATACTTCGAAACAACAATTTCCGTGGGAAAATTCCCAAAGAGTTCGGAGGGTTAACTGCCCTTGAAGTACTGGATTTGAGCAGCAACAACTTGGATGGAACGATTCCAGAAGAATTAATGGCAATGCCACTGCTCAAGCAGCT GTCACTTCATGACAATCAGTTCCAAGATGATATCTCTTCTTTGCACATTCAAGATATATCTGATGAGCAGGCAGGATGCTTGAGCAGAAAATTAGGTTGCTG GGCGGGGTTTAAGGATTGGACTTCTTTCAGTGATCTCCGAGAGAAATACTCCACCAACCTAGCAAGTAACCGCACAttcaaaa GTCTAGGCGAGCCACACATTATGCAAAATTTGCAGTCCTTTGCAAGTGCCGTGGGCCGCAGGCTGCTCGGTGAAGTTGGCAATCTGCCTGCCCTTTCAGGGAATGATGCTAAATCTTCTGGCCCTGTAAATTCAGAAGAGATCCAAAGGGCTATTGATGTTCTCTCTTTAGGGAGTGGTTCATTCTCTGCATTCCCAAATTCAGAGGCCGAAGTTCTGGAATCAGCTGTAAATACTGATGCTGCTGCAATGCAGTCTGTGGCAGCAAATCAATCAACCGATGAAGTGTCTGGTTCAAAGCACAGCAAGTGGGCATATTTTATGATAATTCCAGCTGCCATATTGCTGATTAGCCTGATTGTGGCTCCAATCTTGGTCTGGCGGAAGCGAGGGCGTGCGGCAATAGGACCTTGGAAAACGGGTCTAAGTGGCCCACTTCAGAAAGCATTTGTAACAG GTGTTCCAAAGCTAAACAGACCTGAACTCGAAGCCGCTTGTGAGGATTTCAGTAACATAATCAACACTTTCCCTAGCTGCACCGTGTTCAAAGGGACATTATCTAGCGGAGTTGAGATCAGTGTTGTTTCCACTGCCATTTTGTCGCTCAAAGAGTGGCCTAAGAGTTCAGAGACATGCTTCAGAAAAAAG ATAGACACACTATCAAGAGTAAACCACAAGAATTTCATCAACCTCCTAGGTTATTGCCTGGAAAATCAACCCTTCATGAGAATGATGGTGTTCGAGTATGCTCCAAATGGCACTCTCTCTGAGCATCTCCACC TCAAAGAATTTGAGCATCTGGACTGGGCTGCAAGGATGAGGATCATCATGGGTGTGGCATACTGTCTCCAATACATGCACCATGATCTCAATCCACCTGTTGCGATAACCGACATGCGCTCCGACACAATTTTCATGACAGATGATTATGCTGCCAAG ATTGCTGATGTTGGTATCTGGAAAGAAGTCGCCATAAAAGCAAAGACTGCAAAGGAGGATAGCAGCAGCCGTTCTGAATGTCCTCCTGATATCGCGAGCAACGTCTACTGCTTTGGCACGCTTCTGATAGAGATCATATCCGGAAAGCTCCCTGAAGCAGACGACCAAGAATCCATGTGCAACTGG GCCGCTGAGTATCTGAAGGGCAAGAGCTACAGCAAGCTCGTCGACGCGTCGCTGAAGGAACACAACGCCAACGAGCTGGAGGCCGTCTGCGAGGTGATTCAGGAGTGCATTGATCCCGACTCAGATCAGAGGCCGACGATGAGAGACGCCACCCGCAAGCTGAGACAAGCTCTCAACATCTCGCCGGAGGCAGCGACGCCGCGGCTCTCGCCTCTCTGGTGGGCTGAGCTCGAGATACTCTCTGCAGAGGCAACCTAG
- the LOC127754375 gene encoding uncharacterized protein LOC127754375: protein MASPPTTAAASPGRRRRLLLVVVVLLLLLLPLVASAAAVPHRHRLPSHHLASLKLNASAPPTTYFEVDRPIRPPRGSVGPCSTLLLSNSFGATYGRPPVTAAYAPPSCLAGGGGGGGGASSIALAVLEWSADCRGRQFDRIFGVWLSGAELLRSCTAEPRATGIVWSVSRDVTRYAALLAEPGEIAVYLGNLVDSTYTGVYHANLTLHLYFHPAPPPPPPPQQADLIVPISRSLPLNDGQWFAIQNSTDVQGKRLAIPSNTYRAVLEVFVSFHANDEFWYTNPPNEYIEANNLSNVPGNGAFREVVVKVNDDIVGAIWPFTVIYTGGVNPLLWRPITGIGSFNLPTYDIDITPFLGKLLDGKEHDFGFGVTNALDVWYIDANLHLWLDQKSEETTGSLISYEAQGLVLNVDSGFSGLDGQFVTSASRHISATGLVKSSYGEVTTNFYQRFSYVNSNVYSKNGSVQLVNQTIDAKSGVFAKDALAVLLSEELHQIFPLYVYTGTSDEEADEYTLISYVKLGVNEKETSGGKMGFSYNSLRNAQSAHGSMKVKKNLVVGGLGETHQAYKYVGADGCYFRDVRSKNYTVLSDHSGDSCTKKNPYNGAKFSLRNDQSARRKLMVNNLYSPASASRHRFALQPPAMASRGTTSSCLLALLLLLLLPIAPLAAPRRSRFPSTLRLASFDASPPPPPTTFFEVDRPIRPPRGSVGPCSTLLLSHSFGYTYGRGPVTAAYAPPACLAAGAAAGGSLALAVLEWSADCRGRQFDRIFGVWLSGAELLRSCTAEPRATGIVWSVSRDVSRYTALLAAPGEVAVYLGNLIDDTYTGVYHANLTLNLYFHPAAAPPPPEQQQQQHAHLILPISRSLPLNDGQWFAIQNSTDVQSKKLVIPSNTYRAVLEVFVSFHSNDEDWYMHPPNEYIEANNISSLPGNGAFREITVQLDGDVVGAVWPFTVIYTGGVNPLFWRPITAIGSFNLPTYDIDITPFLGKLLDGKEHNFGFSVTNALDVWFIDANLHIWLDHKSEKTFGSLVSYEAPKLTLHVDSNFSALDGRFVTSAGRHISATGWVNSSYGNVMTTFYQRFSYKNSNLYSKNGTFQVVNQTIDAKSGVFAKSSVVLFLEEVHRTFPLYIFSGTSDQVGDEYSLVSVVKMGFNERRISGRKQEFSYISLRNAQSARGYMKVKKNLVVDGLGETHQVYKYAGTDGCYSRFVGSRNYTIIFDNSGDVCSKGSPHNGPKFSSVKLT from the exons atggcgtcgccgccgaccacggccgccgcctcccccggccgccgccgccgcctcctcctcgtcgtcgttgtcctcctcctcctcctcctcccgctcgtggcctccgctgccgccgtgccgcACAGGCACCGGCTGCCGTCCCACCACCTGGCCTCGCTCAAACTCAACgcatcggcgccgccgaccACTTACTTCGAGGTGGATCGCCCGATCCGCCCGCCGCGCGGAAGCGTCGGGCCCTGCTCGACGCTGCTCCTCTCCAACTCCTTCGGAGCCACCTACGGCCGTCCCCCTGTCACCGCCGCCTACGCGCCGCCTTcctgcctcgccggcggcggtggcggcggcggcggcgcgtcgtccATCGCGCTCGCCGTGCTCGAGTGGAGCGCCGACTGCCGCGGCCGCCAGTTCGACCGCATCTTCGGCGTGTGGCTCTCCGGCGCCGAGCTCCTGCGCAGCTGCACCGCGGAGCCGCGCGCCACGGGCATCGTCTGGTCCGTGTCCCGCGACGTCACGAGGTACGCGGCGCTCCTCGCCGAGCCTGGCGAGATCGCGGTGTACCTCGGGAACCTCGTCGACAGCACGTACACCGGCGTCTACCACGCCAACCTCACGCTCCACCTCTACTTccaccccgcgccgccgcctccgcctccgccgcagcagGCCGATCTGATCGTGCCCATCTCAAGAAGCTTGCCGCTGAACGATGGCCAATGGTTCGCCATCCAGAACTCCACCGATGTGCAGGGCAAGAGGCTCgccattccgtcgaacacctaCCGGGCGGTCCTTGAGGTGTTCGTCTCCTTCCACGCCAACGATGAATTCTGGTACACAAACCCTCCCAATGAGTACATTGAAGCAAATAACTTGTCCAATGTCCCTGGCAATGGCGCATTCCGGGAGGTTGTTGTTAAAGTCAATGATGATATCGTTGGAGCTATTTGGCCTTTCACCGTGATTTACACTGGCGGTGTCAATCCTCTTCTGTGGCGACCAATCACCGGCATTGGTTCATTCAACCTACCTACATATGACATTGACATTACACCTTTCTTGGGCAAGCTGTTGGATGGCAAGGAGCATGATTTTGGGTTCGGTGTGACTAATGCGCTGGATGTGTGGTATATTGATGCCAATTTGCATCTATGGTTGGATCAAAAGAGTGAGGAGACTACTGGGAGCCTGATCAGCTATGAAgctcaaggactggttctgAATGTGGACTCGGGATTCAGTGGGCTGGATGGGCAGTTTGTAACTAGCGCAAGCCGGCATATCTCCGCTACCGGGTTGGTGAAATCGTCTTATGGGGAGGTCACCACGAATTTTTACCAGAGATTCAGTTATGTGAATAGCAATGTGTATAGCAAGAACGGCTCGGTGCAACTGGTGAACCAAACCATTGATGCAAAGTCTGGTGTTTTTGCCAAGGATGCTTTGGCTGTGCTGCTCTCTGAGGAACTTCACCAGATCTTCCCTCTGTATGTTTATACTGGTACTTCAGATGAAGAAGCTGATGAGTACACATTGATTTCATACGTCAAATTGGGCGTCAACGAGAAGGAGACATCGGGCGGGAAGATGGGGTTCTCATACAACTCCCTGCGGAACGCGCAGTCGGCCCATGGCAGTATGAAGGTGAAGAAGAATTTGGTCGTTGGTGGATTGGGGGAGACCCATCAGGCGTATAAATATGTTGGTGCTGATGGATGCTACTTCAGGGATGTTAGGAGCAAGAACTACACAGTGCTTTCAGACCACTCTGGTGATTCCTGCACAAAGAAAAATCCTTACAATGGTGCTAAATTCTCTCTCAGGAACGATCAATCAGCAAGAAGGAAGTTGATGGTGAATAATCTATA tagtccAGCTTCAGCTTCACGCCACCGGTTCGCGCTCCAGCCACCGGCCATGGCGTCGCGGGGCACCACCAGCTCATGCctgctcgccctcctcctcttgcTGCTCCTCCCCATCGCGCCGCTTGCCGCACCGCGGAGGAGCCGCTTCCCGTCGaccctccgcctcgcctccttcgacgcgtcgccgccgccgccgccgaccaccttCTTCGAGGTGGACCGCCcgatccggccgccgcgcggcaGCGTCGGGCCCTGCTCGACGCTGCTCCTCTCCCACTCCTTCGGCTACACCTACGGCCGTGGCCCCGTCACGGCCGCCtacgcgccgcccgcctgcctcgccgccggcgccgccgcgggcgggtCCCTCGCGCTCGCCGTGCTCGAGTGGAGCGCCGACTGCAGGGGCCGCCAGTTCGACCGCATCTTCGGCGTGTGGCTCTCCGGCGCCGAGCTCCTGCGCAGCTGCACCGCggagccgcgcgccaccggcATCGTCTGGTCCGTGTCGCGCGACGTCTCGAGGTACACGGCGCTCCTTGCGGCGCCCGGGGAGGTCGCGGTCTACCTCGGCAACCTCATCGATGACACCTACACTGGCGTCTACCACGCCAACCTCACGCTCAACCTCTACTTCCacccagcggcggcgccgccgccgccggagcagcagcagcagcagcatgcccATCTGATCTTGCCTATCTCAAGAAGCTTACCATTAAACGACGGGCAGTGGTTCGCCATCCAGAACTCCACCGATGTGCAGTCCAAGAAGCTCGtcattccgtcgaacacctaCAGGGCGGTCCTCGAGGTGTTCGTCTCTTTCCACTCAAACGACGAGGACTGGTACATGCACCCACCGAATGAATACATCGAAGCCAACAACATCTCCAGCCTCCCTGGCAATGGCGCATTCCGGGAGATCACTGTTCAGCTCGACGGCGATGTCGTCGGAGCTGTTTGGCCCTTCACTGTTATCTACACTGGTGGTGTCAACCCGCTTTTCTGGAGGCCTATCACTGCCATTGGTTCATTCAATCTCCCAACTTATGACATTGATATCACTCCTTTTCTTGGTAAGCTCTTGGATGGCAAAGAGCATAATTTTGGGTTTAGTGTAACAAATGCTTTGGATGTATGGTTCATTGATGCCAATCTGCATATTTGGTTGGATCATAAGAGTGAGAAGACATTTGGGAGCTTGGTGAGCTATGAGGCTCCCAAATTGACACTTCATGTGGATTCGAATTTCAGCGCGCTGGATGGGCGGTTTGTGACAAGCGCGGGCCGGCATATCTCTGCCACTGGGTGGGTGAACTCGTCATATGGCAATGTTATGACAACTTTCTACCAGAGGTTCAGCTACAAGAACAGCAATTTGTATAGCAAGAATGGTACATTTCAAGTGGTGAACCAAACAATCGATGCAAAGTCTGGTGTTTTCGCCAAAAGCAGCGTTGTGCTGTTCTTGGAGGAAGTTCATAGGACCTTcccattatatattttttctggaACCTCGGACCAAGTGGGTGATGAGTACTCATTGGTTTCGGTTGTGAAAATGGGCTTCAATGAGAGGAGGATATCTGGCAGGAAGCAAGAGTTTTCATACATCTCTTTGCGGAATGCGCAATCGGCACGTGGCTATATGAAGGTAAAGAAGAATTTGGTAGTTGATGGATTAGGGGAGACCCATCAGGTGTATAAATATGCTGGTACAGATGGATGCTACTCCAGATTTGTGGGAAGCAGGAATTATACCATAATATTCGACAATTCTGGTGATGTTTGCTCCAAGGGATCACCACATAATGGGCCCAAATTCTCCTCTGTGAAGCTTACTTGA